A single window of Rhodoligotrophos appendicifer DNA harbors:
- a CDS encoding energy transducer TonB, giving the protein MNRNASRWIIGFAGAVAMHATVLGMVPWPKDVALSERSAGEDADVWGAPSNTIMMELATVETVAGATENTAEVTEPNEADTAEQPDSAEQPDAVETQRLAAVAPEMIQPTDTPKPIEEVEPPRPAAVEPRPAEVEAREVAPLAPVAAGGELQAVEPTPSENTEPQEIAAVEPAEIAEAEPTEVAAVDPATPVDPVTPPVTEAEPTELVPIPQTKPDVVEVEPEPIKKIEPKKERKTAPPKPAKAKTARAKQPSPDKAPAGTASKSAAAASGQARGTRGVREAEAGQADRSNYAGRILAHLQRHKHFPDAAARSRMSGTVTLTFAISANGHLRSVKLRRGSGYEVLDDAALSTVRRAEPFPPIPSDLGQTAMTFTVPLRYKRQ; this is encoded by the coding sequence ATGAACAGGAACGCGTCCCGCTGGATCATCGGCTTTGCCGGCGCCGTCGCCATGCATGCGACGGTGCTCGGCATGGTTCCGTGGCCCAAGGACGTGGCCCTGTCCGAGCGCTCCGCCGGTGAGGATGCCGATGTCTGGGGCGCACCGTCCAACACGATCATGATGGAGCTCGCGACCGTGGAGACGGTCGCGGGCGCCACGGAGAATACCGCCGAAGTCACCGAGCCGAACGAGGCCGACACGGCCGAGCAGCCGGACAGCGCCGAGCAGCCGGATGCGGTCGAGACGCAACGCCTCGCCGCCGTTGCGCCCGAGATGATCCAACCCACAGACACTCCGAAGCCGATCGAAGAGGTCGAGCCTCCGCGGCCCGCCGCCGTCGAACCGAGACCCGCAGAGGTCGAGGCGCGCGAGGTTGCTCCCCTGGCCCCGGTCGCTGCAGGCGGCGAACTCCAGGCCGTCGAGCCCACCCCGTCAGAGAACACCGAGCCGCAGGAGATCGCAGCCGTCGAGCCTGCCGAAATCGCCGAGGCTGAACCCACCGAGGTGGCAGCCGTGGATCCCGCGACGCCGGTGGACCCCGTGACGCCACCGGTGACGGAAGCGGAGCCCACGGAATTGGTGCCCATCCCTCAGACGAAGCCCGACGTGGTGGAGGTCGAGCCGGAGCCGATCAAGAAGATCGAGCCCAAGAAAGAACGAAAGACCGCCCCGCCGAAGCCCGCCAAGGCGAAGACGGCGCGCGCCAAGCAGCCCAGCCCGGACAAGGCACCGGCCGGTACCGCCAGCAAGTCGGCGGCGGCGGCGAGCGGACAGGCCCGCGGCACACGCGGCGTGCGCGAGGCGGAGGCAGGCCAGGCGGATCGATCCAATTATGCCGGCCGGATCCTCGCCCATCTGCAACGCCACAAGCATTTTCCCGATGCCGCGGCCCGAAGCCGAATGTCGGGAACGGTCACGCTGACCTTCGCGATTTCCGCCAATGGCCATTTGCGCTCGGTCAAGCTGCGGCGCGGTTCAGGCTACGAGGTCCTGGACGATGCCGCCCTCTCGACCGTGCGCCGAGCGGAGCCGTTTCCCCCGATTCCGTCGGATCTCGGCCAAACGGCCATGACCTTCACGGTTCCGCTGCGCTACAAGCGGCAGTAA
- a CDS encoding antibiotic biosynthesis monooxygenase family protein, translated as MFIAMNRFKVGLGSEEAFEHVWLSRDTHLNEVPGFVEFHLLKGPVKEDHTLYSSHTIWRDKAAFEGWTKSEAFRKAHAGAGGNKPLYLGHPEFEGFEVIQTVSSEKAAA; from the coding sequence ATGTTTATTGCGATGAATCGATTCAAGGTCGGCCTCGGTTCGGAAGAGGCCTTCGAGCATGTCTGGCTGAGCCGCGACACCCACCTGAACGAGGTGCCCGGGTTCGTCGAGTTCCACCTGCTGAAGGGCCCCGTCAAGGAGGATCACACGCTCTACTCCTCCCACACGATCTGGCGCGACAAGGCGGCCTTCGAGGGTTGGACGAAATCCGAGGCGTTTCGCAAGGCGCATGCAGGGGCCGGCGGAAACAAGCCGCTCTATCTCGGACATCCCGAATTCGAGGGTTTCGAAGTCATCCAGACGGTCTCCTCGGAGAAGGCCGCAGCCTAA
- a CDS encoding transglutaminase-like domain-containing protein — protein MKIRAGYEIAFDCVQPTPMLLMLSVHPSREPDLISPDQISVDPPVPLTSYVDTFGNTCTRVTAPAGRVTFRNDFLINDTGLPDRAVPEARQLPVEELPDDVLIFLLGSRYCDTDRLADLAWATFGNHPKGWPLVQAIVAYAHDRITFGYEHASATRTAYEGHSEGRGVCRDFAHLAVTLCRCMNIPARYCTGYLGDIGVPKDPAPMDFSAWFEAYLDGEWYTFDARHNKPRIGRIVMARGRDATDVAISTNFGPTTLVTFDVVTDEVG, from the coding sequence ATGAAGATACGTGCTGGTTACGAGATTGCCTTCGACTGCGTGCAGCCGACGCCGATGCTGCTCATGCTGAGCGTCCATCCCTCCCGGGAGCCGGACCTGATCTCGCCGGATCAGATCTCGGTGGATCCGCCTGTGCCGCTGACCTCCTATGTCGACACTTTCGGCAACACCTGTACGCGCGTCACGGCGCCGGCCGGTCGGGTCACGTTTCGCAATGACTTCCTCATCAACGACACCGGTCTTCCCGACCGCGCCGTCCCGGAGGCGCGACAGCTTCCGGTCGAGGAATTGCCCGATGACGTCCTGATTTTCCTACTCGGCAGCCGTTACTGCGATACCGACCGGCTGGCAGATCTTGCCTGGGCGACCTTCGGCAATCATCCGAAAGGCTGGCCGCTGGTGCAGGCGATCGTGGCCTATGCTCATGACCGGATCACCTTCGGATACGAGCATGCCTCGGCCACCCGCACCGCCTATGAAGGCCACAGCGAGGGGCGCGGGGTGTGCCGCGATTTTGCACATCTCGCCGTGACCCTGTGCCGCTGCATGAACATTCCGGCACGCTATTGCACGGGTTATCTCGGCGACATCGGCGTCCCGAAGGATCCGGCGCCCATGGATTTCAGCGCCTGGTTCGAGGCCTATCTCGATGGCGAGTGGTATACTTTCGATGCTCGTCACAACAAGCCGCGCATCGGTCGCATCGTCATGGCGCGAGGCCGCGACGCGACGGATGTAGCGATCTCAACGAATTTCGGGCCCACGACCCTGGTTACCTTCGATGTGGTGACGGACGAGGTGGGGTGA
- a CDS encoding transglutaminase family protein, translated as MTILSVHHVTKYRYRQPVLFGQHRVMFRPRDSYDQRLLSSSIDITPEPTNLRWIHDVFGNCVAIATFAGRADELCFETRITLDHTPSNAPHFEMEEHAKTYPFSYGADEMPDLTRSIERQYLDPDREVDRWARQFLRQGRKTETASLLMTMTNAIREGFSYERRVESGIREPKLTLKLRRGSCRDLAMLMIEAVRALGFPARFVSGYIYVPSRDEPGHLGGGSTHAWCQVYLPGAGWVEFDPTNGIIGNRDLIRVAVVRDPRQAIPVSGTWTGFPSDWIDMEVMVKVTSEGSEKRNSADEARPRERLRGLGV; from the coding sequence ATGACGATCCTAAGCGTCCATCACGTAACCAAATATCGGTACCGGCAGCCGGTCCTCTTTGGCCAGCATCGCGTCATGTTTCGGCCGCGCGACAGCTATGATCAGCGTCTGCTCTCGTCCTCCATCGACATCACGCCCGAACCCACCAATCTGCGCTGGATACATGATGTCTTCGGCAACTGCGTCGCCATCGCGACCTTCGCGGGGCGGGCCGATGAGCTGTGCTTCGAGACGCGGATCACCTTGGACCATACGCCGTCCAATGCGCCGCATTTCGAGATGGAGGAGCATGCCAAGACCTACCCCTTCTCCTATGGCGCCGACGAGATGCCGGACCTCACGCGATCCATAGAGCGCCAGTATCTCGACCCCGACCGCGAGGTCGACCGCTGGGCTCGTCAGTTCCTGCGCCAGGGCCGCAAGACGGAAACGGCCTCCTTGCTGATGACCATGACCAACGCGATCCGCGAGGGCTTCTCCTATGAGCGCCGGGTCGAGAGCGGTATCCGCGAGCCGAAGCTGACGCTGAAGCTGCGCCGTGGCTCATGTCGCGACCTGGCCATGCTGATGATCGAGGCGGTCAGGGCTCTCGGGTTTCCGGCGCGCTTCGTCTCCGGCTACATCTATGTTCCAAGCCGCGACGAGCCTGGCCATCTCGGTGGCGGCTCGACCCATGCCTGGTGCCAGGTCTATCTGCCGGGAGCGGGATGGGTGGAGTTCGATCCGACCAACGGGATCATCGGCAATCGCGACCTGATCCGCGTCGCCGTGGTCCGCGATCCGCGCCAGGCAATCCCGGTCTCCGGCACCTGGACGGGCTTCCCGTCCGATTGGATCGACATGGAAGTGATGGTGAAGGTGACGTCCGAGGGGTCGGAGAAGCGCAACAGCGCCGACGAGGCGCGGCCACGGGAACGGCTGCGTGGGTTGGGCGTTTGA
- a CDS encoding zinc-binding metallopeptidase family protein gives MKLFECQNCGNLVYFENTSCEACGHRLGYLPMMSDLSALQGDDDLWRPLADPDHLYRFCANSQQNACNWLIPDESHERFCTACRHNRTIPDLSRGEYRERWRRLEIAKHRLIYTLLALELPLQNKVDNPEHGLAFDFMADPDAPTEDSPRVMTGHENGIVTINLIEADDVTRERLRSEMNEPYRTLLGHLRHEVGHHYWERLVRDGPWHAAFRATFGDERQDYGQALRRHYSEGPPPDWREHFVSSYATSHPWEDFAETWAHYLHIVDTLETGASFGLSVDPLVENAPHVKMDDSFSPYRMSSVEEIVAAWFPLAFAANNLNRSMGQPDLYPFILPEPAIHKLGFIHDLIRQSQAAFSEPIALRA, from the coding sequence ATGAAACTGTTCGAATGCCAGAATTGCGGAAACCTTGTCTATTTCGAGAACACGAGCTGTGAAGCGTGTGGTCATCGGCTGGGCTACCTGCCAATGATGTCCGATCTCAGCGCCCTGCAAGGCGACGACGACCTTTGGCGGCCGCTCGCAGACCCGGATCATCTGTACCGCTTCTGTGCCAATTCACAGCAGAACGCGTGCAACTGGCTGATCCCCGATGAATCGCATGAACGCTTCTGTACGGCCTGCCGGCACAACCGCACCATTCCTGATCTCTCGCGCGGTGAATACCGGGAGCGCTGGAGACGATTGGAGATCGCCAAGCACCGGCTGATCTACACATTGCTGGCTCTTGAGCTGCCTCTGCAGAATAAAGTCGACAATCCCGAGCATGGACTGGCTTTCGACTTCATGGCCGACCCAGATGCCCCGACCGAAGACAGCCCACGGGTCATGACGGGCCACGAGAACGGCATCGTCACCATCAATCTCATCGAAGCTGACGACGTCACCCGGGAGCGGTTGCGCAGCGAGATGAACGAGCCCTATCGCACCCTGCTCGGGCATCTGCGTCACGAGGTCGGACATCATTATTGGGAGAGACTGGTCAGGGATGGACCGTGGCACGCGGCGTTTAGAGCCACGTTCGGCGACGAACGCCAGGATTATGGCCAAGCGCTCCGCCGACACTATTCAGAAGGGCCACCGCCGGACTGGCGCGAGCATTTCGTGAGCAGCTATGCGACGTCACACCCTTGGGAGGATTTCGCAGAGACCTGGGCGCACTATCTCCACATCGTGGACACTCTGGAGACGGGTGCCTCCTTCGGGCTGAGTGTGGATCCGCTCGTGGAGAATGCGCCACACGTGAAGATGGATGACAGCTTCTCGCCGTATCGGATGAGTTCCGTCGAGGAAATCGTCGCCGCCTGGTTCCCGCTCGCCTTCGCCGCAAATAATCTCAACAGGAGCATGGGTCAGCCGGATCTCTACCCCTTTATCCTGCCGGAACCGGCCATTCATAAGCTCGGCTTCATCCACGACCTGATCCGACAGAGCCAGGCCGCTTTTTCCGAACCCATAGCGCTGAGGGCGTGA